Proteins encoded by one window of Cloeon dipterum chromosome 4, ieCloDipt1.1, whole genome shotgun sequence:
- the LOC135942778 gene encoding protein O-linked-mannose beta-1,4-N-acetylglucosaminyltransferase 2-like, producing the protein MQFMTSMFIFLVPTASLLILQYLPQLLSMLSSKSKGSPSPKRNVNLEPVSSFSSSIWCSECNRGAKCCQIENLYYFPKDKTFGFVLTENSIVHGISSGAEFGNLLANSVINHTELFLPLVVFANNDPIIKTVKSSLKGHEIFLLRRFKPDNLMHALHDDILPLFSRMETICKGEFSSCSKNFVLSFTDNYSDFNLDWYNLLFKNSIFNLTELREPVLISKAHVGLPGDTTVFQYGFGQPQGPLNLGPNSVGIYQRFAEYVKKQLDLNEQEKIDGVQRIVLISRKETRRILNEEEVMNFIRNSFHNTMGLTQELIYKILDLSVERTPEAVVSTLTGADFILGMHGAATFLAGVFSRPNSTILELFPYGINPKVVSPLRALAETPGFWFKYNSWENKDVRSSVPPADDAPPLHGGLGSLSEEERKFAVKQVPVPAVHCCHNATYLYRMFQDTTVGPSIQYSILKSIEFLKRGTNLNWTHKFTVPGAVRDLVCLSEAESTKMFWKAPLNVKSVSQYNTIKYEISAKSSNSDDDLFEATETNVFSDFENQQFTEVWVRACNQHECGKDTFVMCT; encoded by the exons ATGCAGTTTATGACGTCGATGTTCATCTTCCTGGTGCCGACCGCGTCTCTGCTCATCTTACAGTACCTTCCACAGTTGTTGTCAATGCTTTCAAGCAAGTCGAAAGGGAGCCCGTCGCCTAAAAGGAACGTCAACCTTGAGCCCGTCTCTTCGTTTTCCTCCTCTATTTGGTGCTCCGAGTGCAACCGCGGAGCGAAATGCTGCCAAATCGAGAACCTCTACTATTTTCCCAAGGACAAGACTTTCGGGTTTGTCCTCACGGAAAACTCGATCGTGCACGGAATCTCGTCTGGAGccgaatttggaaatttattggcAAATTCCGTGATAAACCACACTGAGCTGTTCTTGCCGCTTGTTGTTTTTGCAAACAACGATCCAATCATCAAAACTGTcaa GTCGTCGTTGAAGGGACACGAAATTTTCTTGCTGCGAAGATTCAAGCCTGACAACCTGATGCACGCCTTACACGATGACATTTTGCCCCTATTTTCTAGAATGGAGACTATTTGCAAAGGAGAATTTTCGTCTTgctcaaaaaattttgttctttcttTCACTGACAACTATAGTG acTTCAATTTAGACTGGTACAACTTACTTTTCaagaattccatttttaatttgacggAGCTTCGAGAGCCGGTTCTGATCTCAAAAGCTCACGTTGGACTGCCTGGTGACACAACAGTTTTTCAGTATGGATTTGGACAGCCACAAGGGCCTCTGAATCTAGGTCCAAACTCGGTTGGAATATACCAAAGATTCGCGGAATATGTTAAAAAGCAACTTGATCTGAATGAACAAGAG AAAATTGATGGAGTGCAGCGAATAGTTTTGATTTCAAGGAAGGAAACGAGGAGGATTTTAAATGAAGAGGAGGTGATGAACTTTATCAGAAACTCATTCCACAACACCATGGGTCTAACGCAGGAgctaatttacaaaatactGGACTTGAGTGTTGAAAGAACCCCGGAAGCTGTGGTTTCCACTCTCACTGGCGCTGATTTCATTTTGGGCATGCACGGCGCTGCAACGTTTCTTGCTGGTGTCTTCTCTCGGCCTAATTCAACCAttcttgaattatttccaTACGGAATCAACCCCAAAGTTGTTTCGCCCCTGAGAGCACTAGCAGAGACTCCCGGCTTT TGGTTTAAATATAACTCCTGGGAAAACAAGGACGTCCGATCTTCAGTTCCACCTGCTGATGACGCACCACCTCTGCATGGCGGCCTTGGATCTCTGTCTGAAGAAGAAAGGAAGTTTGCTGTAAAGCAAGTGCCTGTGCCAGCTGTACACTGCTGCCACAATGCAACTTATCTCTACAGAATGTTTCAG GATACTACAGTTGGTCCGAGCATTCAGTATTCAATTCTAAAGTCCATTGAATTCCTCAAGAGAGGCACAAACCTGAACTGGACGCACAAATTTACGGTGCCCGGCGCCGTTCGTGACCTGGTCTGCCTGAGCGAGGCTGAAAGCACAAAAATGTTCTGGAAGGCGCCTCTGAACGTAAAGTCTGTGTCTCAGTACAACACTATCAAATATGAAATCTCCGCCAAGTCTTCTAATAGTGACGACGATCTCTTCGAGGCCACTGAAACTAACGTgttttctgattttgaaaaccaaCAATTCACAGAAGTGTGGGTTCGTGCATGCAACCAGCATGAGTGTGGAAAGGATACTTTTGTGATGTGcacttaa
- the LOC135942779 gene encoding obg-like ATPase 1, whose amino-acid sequence MPPKKQGVEEQKPLIGRVGTNLKVGIVGIPNVGKSTFFNVLTKSQAAAENFPFCTIDPNESRVPVPDERFDFLCEHHKPVSKVPAFLNVVDIAGLVKGASEGQGLGNAFLSNIKACDAIFHLCRAFDDDDVTHVEGEVNPVNDLTVISEELRLKDEEVMLQTLDKFEKTVLRGGDKKMKPEYDILCKVKQLLVDEKKHIRFGEWNANDIEVLNKYLFLTSKPVIYLINLSEKDYIRKKNKWLIKIKEWVDKNDPGAIIIPFSGIFESKIFDMDEATKEAYLKEQGTSSILDKIIVQGYKALQLIYFFTAGADEVKAWTIQKGAKAPQAAGRIHTDFEKGFIMAEVMHFNDFKEEGTEANCKAAGKYRQQGRNYVVEDGDIIFFKFNAGAGLKDPKKK is encoded by the exons atgcCTCCTAAAAAACAAGGGGTTGAAGAACAGAAGCCTTTAATCGGGCGCGTCGGAACCAACCTGAAGGTAGGCATTGTCGGCATTCCGAATGTAGGCAAATCTACCTTTTTCAACGTGCTCACTAAATCTCAAGCAGCTGCggaaaatttccctttctGCACAATCGACCCTAatgaaag TCGTGTTCCAGTGCCTGACGAACGCTTTGATTTCCTTTGCGAGCACCACAAACCCGTCAG caAAGTTCCGGCCTTCCTCAATGTGGTGGATATTGCTGGTCTCGTGAAAGGCGCCTCTGAAGGCCAAGGTCTGGGCAACGCATTTTTGTCCAACATCAAGGCTTGCGATGCGATTTTCCACCTTTGCA GGGCTTTTGACGACGACGACGTTACCCATGTTGAGGGCGAAGTCAACCCCGTGAACGACCTGACGGTCATTTCCGAGGAGCTCAGACTCAAGGACGAGGAAGTGATGCTTCAGACACTGGATAAGTTTGAAAAGACTGTTCTTCGTGGCGGAGACAAGAAAATGAAGCCCGAATAT GACATCCTTTGCAAGGTGAAGCAACTGCTGGTTGATGAGAAAAAGCACATTAGATTTGGAGAATGGAACGCCAATGAT ATTGAAGTTTTGAACAAGTACCTGTTCCTCACATCCAAGCCAGTTATTTACTTGATCAACCTCTCTGAGAAGGACTACATCCGCAAAAAGAATAAATG GCTGATCAAAATCAAGGAGTGGGTTGACAAGAACGACCCTGGCGCAATTATCATTCCGTTCTCTGGCATTTTTGAGAGCAAGATTTTTGACATGGATGAAGCTACAAAGGAGGCATACTTGAAGGAGCAGGGGACATCAAG CATCCTGGACAAAATCATCGTGCAGGGTTACAAGGCTCTTCAGCTGATTTACTTCTTCACCGCTGGAGCTGATGAGGTCAAAGCCTGGACAATTCag aaAGGAGCCAAGGCACCTCAAGCCGCTGGCAGAATCCACACGGACTTTGAAAAAGGCTTCATCATGGCGGAGGTGATGCATTTCAACGACTTCAAAGAAGAAGGCACTGAGGCTAATTGCAAG GCTGCAGGCAAATACCGCCAGCAAGGGAGGAACTACGTCGTCGAGGATGGtgacattattttcttcaagtTCAACGCAGGGGCTGGCTTGAAGGACCCAAAGAAGAAGTAG